One region of Culex pipiens pallens isolate TS chromosome 2, TS_CPP_V2, whole genome shotgun sequence genomic DNA includes:
- the LOC120416110 gene encoding transforming growth factor beta regulator 1: protein MKTLALSAANQRRDYVFFAALRKSHLPRGLLLLRFVLVIYLEGGVVAMQNSTTSTSGANHPTATTVAVRDPASNARYRRKYCKLKRYIKDLLFENASLCDHVAQVQEHILLVKEERRYLLKKLLEHENEMETQLGRPCSKLNELIANSLPPKRQYKKRNSAATATPDGGATGKPEATPTATATTPKGKPRKPRVNAASAKKNSNNNSVQHSISLISQTMGHPTYPITVAGFTIYNLGEITPERTAYNSDYTIYPVGYTVARPFGHLKDPTKKCIYTCRVLDNGPSPRFEIIPEHDPELTIAGNSTDACHATLLQCINASLNCRGIDGRPSGDWFFGLSHPTISSLIQSFPASKKCVGYRGIKKENFANMDKENDPTLNYDALQRHIALSAYHTVPEIKEEPPDELLDHSDGNSFSLS from the exons ATGAAAACCCTCGCGCTGTCGGCAGCAAACCAGCGACGCgattacgtgttttttgctgCCTTGCGAAAAAGTCATCTCCCTCGCGGCCTGCTGCTGTTGCGATTTGTGCTAGTGATTTACCTCGAAGGCGGCGTCGTCGCGATGCAGAACTCGACGACGTCGACGTCCGGCGCGAACCATCCGACGGCGACGACGGTGGCCGTCCGAGATCCGGCCTCGAATGCGCGCTACAGGCGGAAGTACTGCAAACTCAAACGATACATCAAGGATTTGCTGTTT gaaaaTGCATCGCTCTGCGATCACGTTGCCCAGGTCCAGGAACATATCCTGCTGGTGAAGGAGGAACGGCGATACCTGTTGAAGAAGTTGCTGGAGCATGAAAACGAAATGGAGACCCAGCTGGGACGACCTTGCAGCAAGCTGAACGAACTCATCGCCAACAGTTTGCCCCCGAAGAGACAGTACAAAAAGCGCAACTCTGCCGCGACGGCCACGCCGGACGGGGGCGCCACCGGGAAGCCGGAGGCCACCCCAACGGCGACCGCCACAACTCCCAAGGGAAAGCCCCGCAAGCCGCGAGTTAACGCTGCGTCCGCCAAAaagaacagcaacaacaacagcgtcCAGCACAGCATTTCGCTCATTTCCCAAACGATGGGCCATCCGACCTACCCGATCACGGTGGCCGGCTTCACGATCTACAACCTGGGCGAAATCACGCCCGAGCGGACGGCCTACAACTCGGACTACACGATCTACCCCGTCGGGTACACGGTGGCCCGTCCCTTTGGTCACCTGAAAGACCCCACCAAGAAATGCATTTACACGTGCCGTGTCCTGGACAACGGGCCGTCGCCCCGCTTCGAAATCATCCCCGAGCACGATCCGGAGCTCACCATAGCCGGCAACTCGACCGACGCCTGCCACGCCACCCTGCTCCAGTGCATCAACGCTTCGCTCAACTGCCGCGGCATCGACGGCCGGCCGTCCGGCGATTGGTTCTTCGGCCTGTCCCATCCGACCATCTCGTCGCTCATCCAAAGCTTTCCGGCGTCGAAAAAGTGCGTCGGCTATCGGGGCATCAAGAAGGAGAACTTTGCCAACATGGACAAGGAAAACGACCCGACGCTGAACTACGACGCGCTGCAGCGGCACATTGCGCTGTCCGCGTACCACACGGTGCCCGAGATCAAGGAGGAACCGCCGGACGAGCTGCTGGACCATTCGGACGGGAACTCGTTCAGTTTGTCGTAG
- the LOC120416106 gene encoding uncharacterized protein LOC120416106, producing the protein MFADCDVSAAVNDDSAEISVEPEEEISNGDGPPKRKKSEKNQYTQVQLQLAYEAVQNGMSTYRACKMYGVPRPTLQYRIKKKITDLEVKAGPKCYLSKAQEASMVGPLHALADAGFTITHRLLKIFGMEFVKANIAQFPEGNPFPSEIPSKSWVLYFLKRHPDLATRMTENWSHYGYPSVAPERVPVWFGCVSRYLAKMDLQTVVQNRRQVFTLDDTILRKSRNDTNFTCLFGANANGNLLPPFIIYPDKIKLPTQKKLSELKYAVAHPDIELTSGNVLYQWLSKVFQPWLIEENVPRPVIVFLDGHRHQMGYLSSQFCHQHQIVPVSLLPRSDHMLRPLNLTLFGSIEKLWRDDKSKHSTTDPPLQPILARLTDAENAIRDGFYQGKLYPWNPDGHTADDSVLHPAPKVPRKNAAPVKKSPSLRTVDPMLALFRRLFEARLSEQQLGEFQARRHEEVWAGPVELTGLFEMWRDLMNEVDAAGPQEATEGFDNWSCSEMGTAQGEHYIEPEMVTVKMEDPGECSVDFVKEEPSSDFEDL; encoded by the exons ATGTTTGCGGATTGCGACGTGAGTGCCGCAGTCAACGACGATTCAGCGGAGATCTCCGTCGAGCCAGAAGAAGAAATCAGCAATGG TGACGGCCCGCCTAAAAGAAAGAAATCCGAGAAGAATCAGTACACCCAGGTGCAGCTTCAGCTGGCCTACGAAGCGGTACAGAATGGCATGAGTACGTATCGTGCCTGTAAAATGTACGGAGTTCCAAGGCCCACACTGCAGTACcgcattaagaaaaaaataaccgaCTTGGAGGTGAAAGCCGGCCCGAAATGTTATCTCAGCAAGGCCCAAGAAGCGTCCATGGTCGGCCCGTTGCACGCCCTGGCCGATGCTGGATTCACCATCACACACAGACTGCTCAAGATTTTCGGTATGGAGTTCGTCAAGGCGAACATAGCACAGTTCCCCGAGGGAAATCCATTTCCGTCGGAAATACCCAGCAAAAGTTGGGTGCTATATTTTCTGAAAAGACACCCCGATTTGGCGACACGCATGACGGAGAACTGGTCCCATTACGGCTATCCTTCGGTTGCGCCGGAACGTGTCCCCGTTTGGTTTGGCTGCGTTTCGAGATATCTGGCGAAGATGGACTTGCAGACAGTTGTTCAAAACCGCCGGCAGGTGTTCACGCTGGACGATACGATTCTGAGGAAAAGTCGGAACGATACCAATTTCACGTGCCTCTTCGGAGCCAACGCCAACGGGAATTTGCTTCCCCCGTTCATTATCTACCCAGATAAAATCAAACTGCCAACGCAGAAAAAGCTATCCGAGTTGAAATACGCCGTCGCTCACCCGGACATCGAACTGACCTCGGGAAACGTCCTTTACCAGTGGCTTTCAAAGGTTTTCCAACCGTGGCTAATCGAAGAAAACGTTCCACGGCCGGTGATCGTCTTCCTCGACGGCCATCGCCACCAAATGGGCTATTTGAGCAGCCAATTTTGCCACCAGCACCAAATCGTCCCCGTGTCGCTCCTCCCACGTTCCGACCACATGCTGCGCCCCCTTAACCTCACCCTGTTCGGATCGATAGAAAAACTGTGGCGCGATGACAAAAGTAAGCACTCCACCACGGACCCACCGCTACAACCGATTCTCGCCCGCCTCACCGACGCCGAGAACGCCATTCGTGACGGATTCTACCAGGGCAAACTCTACCCGTGGAATCCAGACGGCCACACGGCGGACGATTCGGTGCTTCACCCTGCGCCCAAAGTTCCGCGAAAGAACGCGGCGCCGGTGAAAAAGTCTCCCTCGCTCCGAACCGTCGATCCGATGTTGGCCCTGTTCAGGAGGTTGTTTGAGGCACGGCTGTCGGAGCAACAGCTGGGCGAGTTTCAAGCCAGGAGGCATGAAGAGGTGTGGGCGGGACCGGTTGAGCTAACCGGTTTGTTCGAGATGTGGCGCGATTTGATGAACGAAGTGGACGCCGCTGGACCGCAGGAGGCTACCGAAGGTTTTGATAACTGGTCATGTTCGGAGATGGGTACGGCGCAGGGTGAACATTATATTGAGCCGGAAATGGTAACGGTCAAGATGGAAG ATCCTGGCGAATGTTCAGTGGACTTTGTGAAAGAAGAGCCGAGTTCCGATTTTGAGGATCTTTGA
- the LOC120416113 gene encoding uncharacterized protein LOC120416113 — translation MLTDNDMNTAVNDDSTEICVNEELEDDTSNGEYQTKPKKIRTQKYTQVQLQLAYEAVLNGTSDYSASRMFGVPRGTLQYRVKNKLSDLVVKSGPKCYLNKSQELALADSLHALANAGFTITSRVLKIFAVEYVKANLHQFPEGSPFPAGMPSDTWKSYFLKRHPDLAERMSENWAHYGSISVAPERVPVWFGCVSRYLTEMSLQTVVQNRRQVFTMDEIKLKRAVNIVTCLFGANAHGNLLPPLILYPPTFKLPTQKKQSELKYAVAHQDTELTAGNVLYQWLSRVFQPWLIEENVPRPVILFLDGHRHQMGYLSSQFCHQHQIVPVSLLPSFDHTLRPLNVELYKAIEKQWRNQLQRSAKAKFTSVEALLEPVLDRLAGTAQSTIRDGFHQSKLYPWNPEAHTADGSQHRQTFVARRHTVDEPQPENPVVVRKVRKNAAAAAPAMEKPVDPTLPLLQRLLESRLSEQQLAEFQARRHDEVWAGPIEQTCLFQVWRDLVDQIDGVKTESEECSDAAQDGSYFEPKLIAVKEEDIGEFSLDIVKEEPRVDFEDL, via the exons ATGCTAACGGATAACGACATGAATACCGCGGTCAACGACGATTCCACAGAAATCTGCGTAAATGAGGAGTTAGAGGATGATACCAGCAATGG tgagTATCagaccaaaccaaaaaaaatcagaacacaAAAGTACACTCAGGTGCAACTCCAGCTGGCCTACGAGGCGGTGCTGAACGGCACGTCCGATTATAGTGCTAGCAGAATGTTCGGAGTGCCCCGAGGCACGCTGCAGTACCGCGTTAAGAACAAACTATCTGACCTGGTGGTGAAATCCGGCCCGAAATGTTACCTCAACAAGTCGCAAGAATTGGCCCTGGCTGATTCGCTGCACGCCCTGGCCAATGCTGGCTTCACGATTACATCTAGAGTACTCAAGATCTTTGCTGTGGAGTACGTCAAGGCGAACTTGCACCAGTTCCCCGAGGGAAGTCCATTTCCGGCAGGAATGCCTAGCGATACTTGGAAGTCTTACTTTCTGAAAAGACACCCCGATTTGGCGGAACGCATGTCGGAGAACTGGGCACATTACGGATCAATTTCGGTTGCGCCGGAACGTGTGCCCGTTTGGTTTGGATGCGTTTCGAGATATCTGACGGAGATGAGCTTGCAGACTGTTGTTCAAAACCGCCGGCAGGTGTTCACGATGGATGAAATCAAACTCAAAAGAGCGGTGAACATCGTCACGTGCCTCTTCGGGGCAAACGCACACGGGAATCTACTTCCCCCGTTGATTCTCTACCCACCTACATTCAAACTGCCAACGCAGAAAAAGCAATCCGAGTTGAAATACGCCGTCGCCCATCAGGACACCGAACTGACCGCGGGAAACGTCCTGTACCAGTGGCTTTCGAGAGTTTTCCAACCCTGGCTGATCGAAGAAAACGTTCCTCGGCCTGTGATACTCTTCCTCGACGGCCATCGCCACCAAATGGGCTATTTGAGCAGTCAGTTTTGCCACCAGCACCAAATCGTCCCCGTGTCCCTCCTCCCAAGTTTCGACCACACGCTACGCCCCCTCAACGTCGAACTGTACAAAGCGATAGAGAAGCAGTGGCGCAATCAGTTGCAACGCTCCGCGAAAGCCAAATTCACATCCGTGGAAGCATTGCTCGAACCGGTTCTGGACCGACTCGCCGGCACCGCCCAAAGCACCATTCGGGACGGATTCCACCAAAGCAAACTGTACCCCTGGAATCCGGAAGCCCACACGGCGGATGGCTCGCAACACCGACAAACCTTCGTCGCCCGCCGTCACACGGTGGACGAACCGCAACCAGAAAACCCGGTCGTCGTCCGGAAAGTTCGGAAAaacgcggcggcggcggctccGGCGATGGAAAAGCCCGTTGATCCGACGTTGCCGCTGCTTCAGCGGTTGCTCGAGTCACGGCTGTCGGAGCAACAGCTGGCCGAGTTTCAAGCCAGGCGGCACGATGAGGTGTGGGCGGGGCCGATCGAGCAGACCTGTCTGTTCCAGGTGTGGCGCGATTTGGTGGATCAAATTGACGGCGTCAAGACGGAGTCGGAGGAATGTTCGGATGCGGCACAGGATGGATCTTACTTTGAGCCGAAATTGATTGCTGTTAAGGAGGAAG atATCGGTGAATTTTCACTGGACATTGTAAAAGAAGAACCACGTGTCGACTTTGAGGATCTGTAA
- the LOC120416075 gene encoding coiled-coil domain-containing protein 97 isoform X1, whose translation MIELCWNRLAESGAGHDGSGHEHNDPLIMQQETAGATGPSPDDPQSTTPSPAQILQSDLIDHIARDPKVFFKSQQINDPELTTDERVAIVRDVLAKSHTTFLARFGLFLREEHLRFFEQDGQTSGYSPDESYEVGYYLERIRRSHNGGRHREVRNRRYAALKQLVQEGKYFSETEMMQREPLLYDQLVGQYLTEREKKARDAVGQKNDSLVSILFSGIDRDNVDALRQQQEQEEKSQDEAAGGDEDDGFRQNKPPGSPAFSRAQWGNFDDEEVERQRKVENDRATRQRNKKFSTPVTALTAGERDLLRDEFVGTMYSRFIAGEDEEFDYGKVDESMELDNLDIVEQDEQERYFDTDDGEEVQADEGSKMQQDDEESEDDLDVYMRHLEKHLDSQRNLEQMNSRMREVNCKYESDDE comes from the exons ATGATTGAATTGTGCTGGAACCGGTTGGCGGAATCCGGAGCAGGACACGACGGAAGCGGACATGAG CACAACGACCCCCTCATCATGCAGCAGGAGACCGCCGGCGCAACCGGCCCCAGTCCCGATGACCCGCAAAGCACCACCCCATCCCCCGCCCAAATCCTCCAGTCGGACCTCATCGATCACATCGCGCGCGACCCAAAGGTGTTCTTCAAAAGCCAGCAAATCAACGACCCCGAACTGACGACCGACGAGCGGGTCGCGATCGTGCGCGACGTCCTGGCCAAGAGTCACACGACGTTTCTGGCCCGCTTCGGACTGTTCCTGCGGGAGGAGCATCTGCGCTTTTTCGAGCAGGACGGTCAAACCAGCGGGTACAGTCCGGACGAGTCGTACGAGGTGGGCTACTATTTGGAGCGGATTCGTCGCTCGCACAACGGGGGTCGCCACCGGGAGGTTCGCAATCGACGGTACGCCGCGCTCAAGCAGCTGGTCCAGGAGGGAAAGTACTTTAGCGAGACGGAGATGATGCAGCGGGAGCCGTTGCTGTACGACCAGCTGGTTGGGCAGTATCTTACGGAGCGGGAGAAGAAGGCGCGGGACGCGGTCGGCCAGAAGAACGACAGCTTGGTGTCGATTCTGTTTAGTGGAATCGATCGGGACAATGTGGACGCGCTGAGGCAGCAGCAGGAGCAGGAAGAGAAGAGTCAGGATGAGGCGGCTGGGGGTGATGAGGATGATGGGTTCCGGCAGAATAAACCGCCGGGGTCGCCGGCCTTTTCGCGGGCTCAGTGGGGGAACTTTGACGATGAAGAAGTTGAAAGGCAGCGCAAGGTGGAGAATGATCGGGCTACTCGGCAAAGGAATAAGAAATTTTCGACTCCGGTGACGGCGTTGACCGCGGGTGAGCGGGATCTGCTGCGCGACGAGTTCGTTGGGACGATGTACTCGAGGTTTATCGCTGGGGAGGATGAGGAGTTTGATTACGGGAAGGTTGATGAAAGCATGGAGCTGGATAACTTGGACATTGTCGAGCAGGACGAGCAGGAACGGTACTTTGACACGGACGATGGGGAGGAGGTTCAAGCTGATGAAGGCAGTAAGATGCAGCAGGACGACGAGGAAAGTGAGGACGATCTGGACGTGTACATGCGGCATCTGGAGAAGCACTTGGATAGCCAGAGGAACTTGGAGCAGATGAACAGTCGCATGAGAGAGGTCAATTGTAAGTACGAAAGTGATGATGAATAG
- the LOC120416074 gene encoding uncharacterized protein LOC120416074, giving the protein MEWNSGIIPNVYFLVLCPNEMFGSKLLRKRMEYTQDQLQLAYEAVQNGICTYRACKMYGIPKNTLSDRVKKKNANFEVKTGPKCYFSKTQELSMVASLHALADAGFTITYRLPRIFATEYVKANIAQFPKGSPFPAGMPSNGWSKHFLKRHPDLAKRMSEIWSHFGSTAVPESVSVWFGCVSKYLTKMGLQTVVQNRRQVFTMDDVELKRGKNDATFTCLFGANANGNLLPPLILYPHTFKLPTQKKQSELKYAVAHQDTELTSGNVLYQWLSRVFQPWLIEENVPRPVILFLEGHRHQMGYFSSQFCHQHQIVPVSLLPRFVHVQRPLSVELIESIEQFWREEMQSFGTGRFTTMDPLLTPVLDRLTDIAESIIRDGFLRSKIYPWNPEGHMAEGTQPQPDENRSKLVLFRRMLESRLTDQELDEFQARRHDEEWRGPVEYASLFQVWRELMDEIDSVETGACSDMDTTQEGDGSSGEPDLVAVKEEETGECLLDFVKEEPSVDFGD; this is encoded by the exons atggagtggaatagtggaataatcccgaatgtttactttttggttttgtgccctaatgaaatgtttggctcgaaattaCTGCGGAAACGAATGGAATACACCCAGGATCAGCTCCAGTTGGCCTACGAAGCGGTGCAGAATGGCATATGTACGTATCGTGCCTGCAAAATGTAcggaattccaaaaaacacactgtCTGACCgggttaagaaaaaaaatgctaattttgAGGTAAAAACCGGCCCGAAGTGTTATTTCAGCAAGACTCAAGAGTTGTCCATGGTGGCTTCGCTGCACGCCCTGGCCGATGCTGGTTTCACTATTACATATAGACTACCCAGGATCTTTGCTACGGAGTACGTCAAGGCGAACATAGCACAATTCCCTAAGGGAAGTCCATTTCCGGCAGGAATGCCTAGCAATGGTTGGTcgaaacactttttgaaaaggCACCCCGATTTGGCGAAACGCATGTCGGAAATCTGGTCTCATTTCGGTTCCACTGCAGTGCCAGAAAGTGTTTCTGTTTGGTTTGGATGCGTTTCGAAATATCTGACAAAGATGGGCTTGCAGACTGTTGTTCAAAACCGCCGACAGGTGTTCACCATGGACGATGTGGAACTGAAAAGAGGCAAAAACGATGCCACCTTCACGTGCCTCTTCGGGGCCAACGCCAACGGGAATCTACTTCCTCCATTGATTCTGTACCCACATACATTCAAACTGCCAACGCAGAAAAAGCAATCCGAGTTGAAATACGCCGTTGCTCATCAGGACACCGAACTGACCTCGGGAAACGTCCTGTACCAGTGGCTTTCGAGAGTTTTCCAACCATGGCTGATCGAAGAAAACGTTCCTCGGCCTGTGATACTCTTCCTCGAGGGCCATCGCCACCAAATGGGCTATTTCAGCAGCCAATTTTGCCACCAGCACCAAATTGTCCCCGTGTCACTTCTTCCGCGGTTCGTCCACGTGCAGCGACCTCTGAGCGTCGAACTTATTGAATCCATAGAACAGTTTTGGCGCGAAGAGATGCAAAGCTTTGGGACAGGCCGATTCACAACCATGGACCCGTTGCTGACACCGGTTCTGGACCGACTCACCGACATCGCCGAAAGCATCATTCGTGATGGCTTCCTCCGCAGTAAAATCTATCCCTGGAACCCGGAAGGTCACATGGCGGAAGGCACACAGCCTCAACCGGACGAAAATCGGTCGAAGTTGGTTCTGTTTCGTAGGATGCTCGAGTCACGACTAACCGATCAAGAGCTGGACGAGTTCCAAGCCAGGCGACATGACGAAGAGTGGCGGGGACCGGTTGAATATGCCAGTTTGTTCCAGGTGTGGCGCGAGTTGATGGATGAAATTGACTCCGTTGAAACTGGGGCATGTTCGGATATGGACACGACACAGGAAGGAGATGGATCTAGTGGTGAGCCGGATTTGGTAGCAGTTAAGGAGGAAG AAACTGGCGAATGTTTACTGGACTTTGTAAAAGAAGAACCAAGTGTCGACTTTGGCGATTAA
- the LOC120416073 gene encoding uncharacterized protein LOC120416073, giving the protein MFAGSDYFRQLAAANDDSAEICVKEESAESTSNGGKADKHKSRKPRKAWQGETYTTVQLQLAYEAVQNGMSMYHAGKMYGVPRPTLQYRVKNNVSKPDVKTGPKCYLSQTQELSMVASLHALADAGFTVNYKLIQIFGTEYVKANEEQFPEGIPFRNTKPSFTWAMYFLKRHPDLAERTTTRSAFVASKRLPEWFGCVSQYLTKMGLQTVVQNRRQVFTMDDVELKRGKNRKNEITFTCLFGANANGNLLPPLILYPHTFTLPTQNKQSELKYAVAHQDTKLTVGNALYQWLTRVFQPWLIEENVPRPVILFLDGHRHQMGYLSSQFCHQHQIVPISLLPRVIHLLRPLNEILFVSIEKLWHEEMQNSSTGSFTTMDPLLTPVLDRLTDTAESIIRDGFLRSKIYPWDPEGCNTVDVTQPQPDENRSKLVLFRRMLESRLTAHELGEFKARRHDEEWRGPVEYASLFQVWRELMDEIDSVETGACSDMDTTQEGDGCSVEPDLVAVKEEETGECLLDFVKEEPSVDCGE; this is encoded by the exons ATGTTTGCGGGTTCCGATTACTTCCGGCAATTAGCCGCAGCAAACGATGATTCAGCGGAGATCTGCGTCAAGGAGGAATCAGCGGAAAGTACGAGCAATGGAGG taagGCGGATAAGCACAAATCAAGAAAGCCCCGGAAGGCCTGGCAAGGTGAAACGTACACCACAGTGCAACTCCAGCTGGCCTACGAAGCGGTACAGAATGGCATGAGTATGTATCATGCCGGCAAAATGTACGGAGTTCCAAGGCCCACTCTGCAGTACCGCGTGAAGAATAATGTATCCAAACCGGATGTAAAAACCGGCCCGAAATGTTATCTCAGCCAGACTCAGGAGTTGTCCATGGTGGCTTCGCTGCACGCCCTGGCCGATGCCGGTTTCACCGTTAACTACAAACTGATCCAGATCTTCGGTACGGAGTACGTCAAGGCGAACGAAGAACAGTTTCCCGAAGGTATCCCGTTTCGGAATACGAAACCAAGCTTTACATGGgctatgtattttttaaaaagacatCCCGATTTAGCGGAACGAACCACTACCAGGTCTGCTTTTGTTGCGTCCAAACGTTTGCCCGAATGGTTTGGATGCGTTTCGCAATATCTGACAAAGATGGGCTTGCAGACTGTTGTTCAAAACCGCCGACAGGTGTTCACGATGGACGACGTTGAACTGAAGAGAGGCAAAAACCGCAAAAACGAGATCACCTTCACTTGCCTCTTCGGGGCCAACGCCAACGGAAATCTACTTCCTCCTTTGATTCTTTACCCACATACATTCACACTGCCGACTCAGAATAAGCAATCGGAGTTGAAATACGCAGTTGCTCATCAGGATACCAAATTGACTGTGGGAAATGCCCTGTACCAGTGGCTTACGAGGGTATTTCAACCATGGCTGATCGAAGAAAACGTTCCTCGGCCggtgattctcttcctcgacggccATCGCCACCAAATGGGCTATTTGAGCAGCCAATTTTGCCACCAGCATCAAATCGTCCCCATATCACTTCTTCCGCGTGTTATCCACTTGCTGCGACCTCTGAACGAAATCCTGTTTGTGTCGATAGAAAAACTGTGGCACGAAGAGATGCAAAACTCTAGCACAGGCAGCTTCACAACCATGGACCCGCTGCTGACACCGGTTCTGGACCGACTCACCGACACCGCCGAAAGCATCATTCGTGATGGCTTCCTTCGCAGTAAAATCTATCCCTGGGACCCGGAAGGTTGTAACACGGTGGACGTCACACAGCCTCAACCGGACGAAAATCGGTCAAAGTTGGTTCTGTTTCGAAGGATGCTCGAGTCACGACTAACGGCTCATGAGCTGGGCGAGTTCAAAGCAAGGCGACATGACGAGGAGTGGCGGGGACCGGTTGAATATGCCAGTTTGTTCCAGGTGTGGCGCGAGTTGATGGATGAAATCGACTCCGTTGAAACTGGGGCATGTTCGGATATGGACACGACACAGGAAGGAGATGGATGTAGTGTTGAGCCGGATTTGGTAGCAGTTAAGGAGGAAG AAACTGGCGAATGTTTACTGGACTTTGTGAAAGAAGAACCAAGTGTCGACTGTGGCGAATAA